The following DNA comes from Planctomycetota bacterium.
GGCCCTCCAGGGCGCACGGCAACAAAATGTCGCACTCGAGCTCGAGAAGCTCCTCGTTGGTGATGTCCTCGCCCCCGCGATAGCCCGTCACCGACCCCGTTTTCCGGTAATGCTCCTGAACCTTCTCAGGATCCAGGCCCCGCTCCGAATACGTGCCCCCCTTCGAGCTCGAAACGGCCAGGATCCGAAAATCCAGCTCGTGCAGAAGCTTGGCGACGTTGTACCCGGCGTTCCCGAAGCCCTGAATGGCCACCCTCAGGCCCGGACGCTGCATCCCCAGGTGCTTGAGCGCATAAAGCACCGTGTACATCAGTCCCCGCGCCGTCGCCGTGCTTCTGCCGAGCGAGCCCCCGATCGGCACCGGCTTGCCGGTCACCACCCCCGGAACCGTGTAGCCCTTGTTCATGCTGTAGGTGTCCATCACCCAGGCCATCACCTGCGGGGTGGTGTTGACGTCCGGCGCGGGAATGTCCCGCTCCGGGCCGATCACCGACAGAATCTCGCTCGTGTACCGGCGGGTCAGCCGCTCCAGCTCGCCTTCCGACATTTTCTTGGGATCGCAGGTGATGCCGCCCTTGGCGCCGCCGTAGGGAAGCCCCATCACCGCGCACTTCCACGTCATCCACATCGCCAGGGCTTTCACCTCGTCCAGGGTCACCTCCGGGTGGTACCGGATCCCGCCTTTCCCGGGCCCCCGCGCCGTCGAGTGCTGCACCCGGTGACCCGTGTAAACCTGGATCGAACCGTCGTCGCGCCGGATGGGCACCGCCACGGTCAGGCAAAGCTTCGGCACCTCGAGCTGCCGATAGATGTTGTCGTCCAGCCGCAGAAGCTCCGCGACATTGCGCAGCTGCGCCTGGGCGATGTCCCAGGGATTGAGCCGCTCTTCCTTGGGGGCGGCCCCCTTTCGGGTTCTGACGGGCATGGATCCTCCCTCCGACGGCGCCGGTGGCCCGCGAAGCTTCTTAAAAAATCGCGGAGCGGCCGTGCTCCCGCGTGCTCAGCCGCAAGGCGTCCTCCACGGGGATGACGAAAACCTTGCCCGCCCCGATCTCCCCGAGGCCGGCCAGGTCGCGGATGGCCCGCAGCACGTCCTCCACTTCGTTCTCATGCACGACGATTTCGACCTTGACGCGCTCCTCGAATTGCGGCACGCCGTCCTTGACCTTGCTGCTTTTGCCGAACCCGCGGACTTCCGATACGCTCATCCCCTCGATCCCCTTGCGGATGAGCATGTCGCGCATCGTGTCGAGCTTCGAGGGCATCAGAAAGCATTCGATCTTGCGGAGCATGGGACCGTCCTCCTCGCCTACCGGGCCCGGGGCAGCCGCAGGCCCAGATACTCCAGAAGCGCCCCCAGACGCAGGGCCAGGCCCCACAGGTGGGCCCGGCTGGCCGGCGCCGGCCGCCGCCCGGGCGGCGGATCCACGACGACCCCCAGGATGTCCCCCCGGCCCGCCAGGCCGCCGATGAAACTCGCGTCCCCCAGATGCACGAACCAGCGACGGGGCCCCATCCCCAGGCGGCCCACGACGCGGTGCACCTCCAGCCAGCCCCGGGCGTCGATGAGGGCTACGTCTCCGGGACGGGGGTCTCCGCTTCGCCGCACCAGCACCCGGCCGCCTTCCCGCAGCGTGGGCTCCATGCAGCGGCCCCGGAGGGTTACGGAAATCCAGCCCGCGGCCGCCAGTTCCCGCCGCGCCTCCGCCGCTTTATCGGCTCGAACCGGAATGCCCGTTTCCGTGACCGTTCCCATGGCCGTTTCCGTTGCCGTTGCGCCGGCCGCGCTTCAAATACATCCAGAAGATGGCCAGCGTGCTGCGCATGATCTTGGGACGGCCGCCGGGAATCGGGGCAGGTCCCCAACGGACGGGCATGGAGACTCTCGGGCTTCCGTTCGAGGGGCCGTCTTGGAAATAAAAGCCGCACTTCCGATCGGGCATGACGATGTCCCGGTCGCGAAGATCCTTCTCGTCCAGGGGAAACAGTCCGCAGACGCCGGGACGGTCGTTGTAGATCAGGCACTTGGGATTTCCGTCGGAGTCGTCGTAGGCGGGGCACTGAAAGAGAATCTTGCAGCAGGCGCCGCACCGGCTGCAGGCCCCTCGCCGGCGCTCCAGCTTTTCCAGGACCCTCCTGCGGCGAAACGCGACGAGAAAGGCGCGGCGGATCTTCCCCCAGCACATCACCGCCGACTGCCGGAGGGTGTACATGATCCGAAAGATTATATCGGCCGCCCCGGCCGCCGCAACCAATTACCTGACCTTGGGAGGGGCAGGCCTCGTTTGGGCGCGAAGTCTTCGGAGTGCGTTTCTCCGCGCCGGGCGACTACAATTCCCGCATGGGGAAGCGCCCTGACATCCGGGTCGGTCCGGCCGGATGGTCGTACGAGGACTGGAAGGGCACGGTCTATCCGGATCCGCCGCCGCCGGGGTTCGATCCCCTGGCCTTTCTGGCGCGCCTTTTCCGTTGCGTCGAGATCAACGTCACCTTCTATCGGCCCGTGTCCGCGCGGACGGCCGACTCCTGGCTGCGCCGCGTCCCGGAAGACTTCCTTTTCACCGCGAAGGCCTGGGAACGGTTCAGCCACGCCCGCGAGGGGTTCACGGACGCGGACGTCCGGCTCTTTCGGGAGGGGCTGGCCCCGCTCTCCGGCGCGGGTCGCCTGGGGGCGGTGCTGCTTCAGTTTCCCTGGTTCTTCCGGCATTCGGAGGCGGCGCGCGAGCGCCTGCGGCGCGCCCTGGACGCGCTGGACTGGGGAACGCCCCGCGTCGTCGAGCTCCGCCACCGTTCGTGGCTGGAAGCGGTCGATTTCCTGCGGGACCTGGGCGTGGGATTCTGCAACATCGACCAGCCCGAGTCCCCTTCGGCGCTGTCGGGCACGCGCCTGGTGACCGGGCCGGTGGGCTACGTGCGCCTGCACGGCCGAAACGCCCGGGCGTGGTTCGACCCCGCCGCCGGGCGCGACCGGAAGTACGACTATCTCTACTCCCTCGAGGAACTTCGCGCGTGGATCGAGGCGATTCCCGCGTTTCCCGCCGAGCGCGTCTTCGTCATCGCCAACAACCATTTCCGCGGAAAGGCCGTCGTCAACGCCCTGCAGCTTCAGGACGCTTTCGGAATGCCGGCGGATCCGCCCGAGCCTCTGCGCCGGACGTATCCGGACTTCCTGCGCGGAAAGGAGTGACGAAACGGAAGAAATCGCGTAGATGTTCTGGGAAGAAAGCCCAACAAGGAGGACTCGATGAAACGCTTTTTTGCGCTTACGCTTCTGGCCGGAAGCGCCGCCTTGGCCGGCTGCGTCGTTCATGCGCACCCGCGGCATCCCCACGGAACGGTCGTGGTCGTTCCCGCGGGTCACGTGCACGACGTCCACTGCGGCCATTACTTTTACCGGGGCCGGTGGTACGTCGTCGAGCGCCATTCCCATGGCCCGGGCTGCGGGCACATCTTCAAAGGAGGCATCTGGATCATCGAGGATTGAGAAGCCCGTATTTTCCTTGATTTCCCCTCGAGGGGTCACTAGACTACCGACCCCATGGCGGACCCCAAAGAGAGCCTGAAGAAGAAGATCGCCGAGCTGAAGGGTCAGCTCGCCCAGCACAAGGCGGCGGGGAAGGACCTCAAGAAGGATCCGACCTGCCGCCAGCTCCGCAAGACGCTCAAGCGCACTCAGCGCCGCCTGGCGCTCCTGACTCCGCTGACCTTCGAGCAGAAGGTGGCCCAGGTGGCCAAGTTCACCGAGGTGATCAACAAGCGGCTGGGGGAGCTCACGCAGGGCGCCAAGAAGGTCCAGGGGAATCCGTACGTCCATTCGCTGCGCAAGAAGCTCAAGTCCCTGAACAAGCGCAAGAAGAAGCTCGACCGGATCGCCAAGAAGCAATCCCAGCAGGCCGCGCCCGCATCGCCTCCCGCGCCGCCGGCGGAACCCGAGAAGAAATAGCGGCGCCGCGCCCCCGGCGCGCGGCCGGGGAGACCCGGGTGAAAGAGTACGTTCTCAAGACCCCCGCCGGCCAGGGATCCCGCATCGACTACGCCCGGGAACTCAATGAGCAGCAGCGCGAGGTTGTCCTCGCCGGGGACGGTCCGATCCTCGTCATCGCCGGGGCCGGAAGCGGAAAGACGCGGACCCTGACCTACCGGGTGGCCCGGCTCCTGGAGTCCGGGGTGCCTCCTTCGCAGATTCTGCTCCTCACGTTCACCAACAAGGCGGCCCGCGAGATGCTCCGCCGCGTGGAAACGCTCGTGTCGCCCCTGGAGCGCCGCGTGGTGGGCGGAACCTTTCACCACGTGGGCCACCTCGTCCTGCGGCGCGCGGCCCCGCTGGTGGGCTACGCCTCCAACTTCACGATCCTCGACCGGGAGGACGCCCGCGATCTTCTGGACGATCTGGCCGGCCAGGTCCGCGCGGTGGACGAGTACCGGCGGTTTCCGAAAGGGGATGTTCTGCTCGAAATCCTGAGCTATGCCCGCAACGCCTCGCTTCCCGTGGAGCGCGTGATCGCCGAGAAGCACCCCGCCTTCGCCGAGATCCAGGATCTCATCGTGCAGACCTGCAAACGCTACGCCGCCCGCAAGCGGGAGCTCAACCTCATGGACTTCGACGATCTGCTGGCCTTCTGGCACGAGGCGATCTGTCGGAGCGAGGAAGAGCTGGAGCTGGAACGGCGCCAGTGGCGCTACATCCTCGTGGACGAGTACCAGGACACGAACCTTCTTCAGTCGGAAATCGTGGAGCGGATCGCGGGAGAGGCGGGGAATCTCATGGTCGTCGGGGACGACTCCCAGTCGATCTACTCCTTCCGCGGCGCGCGGTTCGAGAACATCCTCGAGTTCCCCAAGCGCCACCCGTCGGCGCGCGTTTTCAAGCTCGAGGTGAACTACCGCTCGACGCCGGAGATCCTGGCTCTGGCCAATTCGTCGATCCGCCACAACCGCCGGCAGTTCGAAAAGACCCTCCGGGCCGTGCGGCCGTCCGGGGTCCTTCCGGAGGTCGTCGCGGCCGGGGACGCCGGCGAGCAGGCGCGCTTCGTGGCCCAGCAGGTCCTCGCGCTCCACGACGAGGGGCTCGAACTGCGGGAGATCGCGGTGCTCTACCGCGCCCATTACCAGTCCATGGAGCTCCAGATGGAGCTGACGCGGCTGCGGATTCCGTTCGTCGTCCGCAGCGGCCTTCGGTTTTTCGAGCAGGCGCACGTCAAGGACGTGGCGGCGTACCTCAAGATCGTGGCCAATCCCAGGGACGAACTGGCCTGGAAGCGGGTGCTCAAGCATGTGCCCAAGGTCGGCAAGGCCACGGCGGAGAAGGTCTGGCGGCTGCTGGAGCAAGACGCGGAGGCGGAGATTCCGGAGCGTCTCCCCAAGGCCGCCCGAAGGGGGTGGGAGAGTCTGCGGGGATTGCTCGAGCGCCTGCGCGGCCTGCGGAAGGCGCCCGCCGAGATGATCCGGGCGGTGCTCGAGGGGGGCTACGAGGCGTATCTGGAATCCGCGTACGCCAACGCGGCGGCGCGGATGGACGATCTGCGCCGCCTGGCGGACTTCGCGCTGCGCTACGCGGACGTCGAAGGGTTCCTGGCGGAGCTGGCCTTAAGCTCGGGGGTGGCGGGTCAGGACGCGCTGGATGTCGAGGACGCCGCCGACGCGGTGGTGCTGTCCACCGTGCATCAGGCCAAGGGGCTGGAGTGGCGGGCGGTCTTCGTTCTCTGGGCGGCCGACGGCAAGTTCCCGGACGCGCGGGCGCTCAAGGAGGGCGGGGAAGAGGAGGAGCGCCGCCTTTTCTACGTGGCGGCCACCCGCGCGAAGGACCGTCTCGCGTTCGTCTATCCCGTCCTGGCCGACGAACGCTTCATGATGGGCGTGGTCCAGCGGCCCAGCCGCTTTCTCAAGGAGCTCGATCCCGGGACGTACGAGAAGGCCACGGTCACGAGCACGCCGTTCTAGCCGCCGCTCTCGAGCCGCTTGCGGATCTCGTCGAAGTCGAGCTTTCCCGGATGCTGCGCGCAGAGCCGGAGGGCTTCGGCCTTGGCCTTGGGGGTGCCGATCCGTTCGAGGAAGCGGACCTCCTGCCAGGCCAGGTGCAGGCGCGCGCGGTCGGTCCGGGCGTAGCGTTCCGCGAGAACGAGTTCCGCGTAGCCGCGTTCCCCTCCGAGCGCGTGGGCGCGCAGGAGCGCCAATCCCACGCGATCGCCGTCATAGGACACCTCCGGCGAATAGCCCGTCGGGAGCGTCGCGGCCAGAGCGGCGGCTTCGGCGTGGCGGTCGAGCTCCAGAAGAGCGCGGATCCGGAGGGATGTCGCCTCGACGCGGGCGCGGAGGGGCAAATCCGGATCGGCGAGGGCTTCGGCGAGGTGTTGCTCGGCGGCGGCGAAATCCTCGCGGGCGGCGGGCGGGTCGTGGGGGAAATGCGAGACGGCGTCGAAGTAGGCGGCGCGGCCGCGCCGGAGAGGGGAGGCGCAGGCGGCGAGGGCCGCAAGCAGGGGGATCCAGGCCAGGCGGCGCATGTCGACCTCCGTGGATTCAGGGTTCGAGCCGCTCGAGCGATCCGTCGGCGATGGCCGTCCGGATGCGCTGCATGAGGCGGCCGTAGTAGGTCACGTTGTGAAGCGAGAGGAGTTTGGGACCGAGCATCTCTTCGACCATGAAGCAGTGCCGGAGGTACGCCCGGGAGTAGCGGCGGCAGCAGGGGGCGGGACAGTCGGGGTCGAGGGGGGCGTCTTCCTCGGCGTGGCGGGCGTTGCGGATGCGGACGGTTCCGCCGGGGACGAAGGCCACGCCGTTTCGGCCCATGCGGGTGGGAAGGATGCAGTCGAAGAGGTCCACGCCGGCGCGGACGGCGGCCAGGATGTCGGCGGGCATGCCGACCCCCATGAGGTAGCGCGGTCGGTCTTCAGGGAGGAGCTCCGCGGTGAAGGCGACCAGTTCGTACATCTGCGGGGCGGGCTCGCCCATGGAGAAACCTCCGAGGGCGAAGCCGGGCGGGTCGGAGGCGGCGATCGTCTCGGCCGACTCGCGGCGGAGTTCGGGGACGACGCTTCCCTGAACGATTCCGAAAAGGGCGGCGCCGTTTCGAGGGCGCGGGCTGCGGCGCCACCAGGCGTGGGTGCGGTCCAGGGCGCGGCGGGCGGCGGCGGGGTCGGGCGGGTAAGGGATGGGTTCGTCCAGGGGCATGAGGATGTCGCTTCCGAGGAGCTCCTGGATTTCCACGACGCGCTCGGGGGTGAAGTGAACGGCGGCCCCGTCGAGGTGGGACTGGAAGGTGACGCCGTCGTCGGTGACGCGGCGCCGCTCCGCGAGGCTGAAGACCTGGTAGCCGCCGCTGTCGGTGAGGATCGGGCCGTCCCAGGACATGAAGCGGTGCAGGCCTCCGAGGCGGGCGACGCGTTCGGGCCCGGGGCGCAGCGCCAGGTGATACGTGTTCGAGAGGACGATTTCGATTCCCGCGGCGCGAAGTTCGGCGGGCTCGAGCCCCTTGACGGCGCCTTTGGTGCCGCAGGGCATGAAGGCCGGCGTGGCCGCGGCGCCGTGAGGCGTTTCGAGCCGTCCCCTGCGGGCGCGTCCGCAGCGGCCGAGGACGGTGAATCTCATGCCTGGTCGGAGATCACCTGGACGATGATCTCCCGCTCCCGGGGGCGGGTGTCGAAGTCCACGAGCACGATCTGCTGCCAGGTTCCGAGAAGGAGGCGTCCGTCGGAGAAGGGAATCGAAACCGAAGGGCCCAGCAGGGCCGCGCGGACGTGAGCGCTGCCGTTGTCGTCTCCCGTGGCGTGGTGGTGATAGGCGTCCCGCTCGGGGGCGATTTTCTCGAAGAGATCCTTGAGGTCCTGGACGAGGCCGGGCTCGTATTCGACGGTGGTGATCCCGGCGGTGGAACCCGAGACGAAGACGGTGGCGACGCCGCGTCCGCGGACGGTTTCGGCGACCCGGGGGGTGATGTCGAGGACGTCGGTATGGCCCCGGGTGCGCACCCGGAACGTGTGCGTCCGGATCATGTCCGGATTCTAGGAATCCCGGCGGCGAAAAGCAAAGGCCGGTCGGCCGGGCGCGTCAGAAATCGAAGCCCATGCCCAGGGTGACGAGAAACATCCAGTCTTCGCCGTCGAAG
Coding sequences within:
- a CDS encoding Glu/Leu/Phe/Val dehydrogenase, with translation MPVRTRKGAAPKEERLNPWDIAQAQLRNVAELLRLDDNIYRQLEVPKLCLTVAVPIRRDDGSIQVYTGHRVQHSTARGPGKGGIRYHPEVTLDEVKALAMWMTWKCAVMGLPYGGAKGGITCDPKKMSEGELERLTRRYTSEILSVIGPERDIPAPDVNTTPQVMAWVMDTYSMNKGYTVPGVVTGKPVPIGGSLGRSTATARGLMYTVLYALKHLGMQRPGLRVAIQGFGNAGYNVAKLLHELDFRILAVSSSKGGTYSERGLDPEKVQEHYRKTGSVTGYRGGEDITNEELLELECDILLPCALEGQITARNAGRVRARIVGEGANGPTTPEADRILFERGVFVIPDILANAGGVTVSYFEWVQALQEYFWSEREVNLRLRDLMERAFEGVYKVHQDRRIDMRRAAYVVAVSRVAEAYRLRGLYP
- a CDS encoding P-II family nitrogen regulator, whose protein sequence is MLRKIECFLMPSKLDTMRDMLIRKGIEGMSVSEVRGFGKSSKVKDGVPQFEERVKVEIVVHENEVEDVLRAIRDLAGLGEIGAGKVFVIPVEDALRLSTREHGRSAIF
- a CDS encoding S24/S26 family peptidase: MGTVTETGIPVRADKAAEARRELAAAGWISVTLRGRCMEPTLREGGRVLVRRSGDPRPGDVALIDARGWLEVHRVVGRLGMGPRRWFVHLGDASFIGGLAGRGDILGVVVDPPPGRRPAPASRAHLWGLALRLGALLEYLGLRLPRAR
- a CDS encoding DUF72 domain-containing protein; translated protein: MGKRPDIRVGPAGWSYEDWKGTVYPDPPPPGFDPLAFLARLFRCVEINVTFYRPVSARTADSWLRRVPEDFLFTAKAWERFSHAREGFTDADVRLFREGLAPLSGAGRLGAVLLQFPWFFRHSEAARERLRRALDALDWGTPRVVELRHRSWLEAVDFLRDLGVGFCNIDQPESPSALSGTRLVTGPVGYVRLHGRNARAWFDPAAGRDRKYDYLYSLEELRAWIEAIPAFPAERVFVIANNHFRGKAVVNALQLQDAFGMPADPPEPLRRTYPDFLRGKE
- a CDS encoding ATP-dependent helicase yields the protein MKEYVLKTPAGQGSRIDYARELNEQQREVVLAGDGPILVIAGAGSGKTRTLTYRVARLLESGVPPSQILLLTFTNKAAREMLRRVETLVSPLERRVVGGTFHHVGHLVLRRAAPLVGYASNFTILDREDARDLLDDLAGQVRAVDEYRRFPKGDVLLEILSYARNASLPVERVIAEKHPAFAEIQDLIVQTCKRYAARKRELNLMDFDDLLAFWHEAICRSEEELELERRQWRYILVDEYQDTNLLQSEIVERIAGEAGNLMVVGDDSQSIYSFRGARFENILEFPKRHPSARVFKLEVNYRSTPEILALANSSIRHNRRQFEKTLRAVRPSGVLPEVVAAGDAGEQARFVAQQVLALHDEGLELREIAVLYRAHYQSMELQMELTRLRIPFVVRSGLRFFEQAHVKDVAAYLKIVANPRDELAWKRVLKHVPKVGKATAEKVWRLLEQDAEAEIPERLPKAARRGWESLRGLLERLRGLRKAPAEMIRAVLEGGYEAYLESAYANAAARMDDLRRLADFALRYADVEGFLAELALSSGVAGQDALDVEDAADAVVLSTVHQAKGLEWRAVFVLWAADGKFPDARALKEGGEEEERRLFYVAATRAKDRLAFVYPVLADERFMMGVVQRPSRFLKELDPGTYEKATVTSTPF
- the tgt gene encoding tRNA guanosine(34) transglycosylase Tgt encodes the protein MRFTVLGRCGRARRGRLETPHGAAATPAFMPCGTKGAVKGLEPAELRAAGIEIVLSNTYHLALRPGPERVARLGGLHRFMSWDGPILTDSGGYQVFSLAERRRVTDDGVTFQSHLDGAAVHFTPERVVEIQELLGSDILMPLDEPIPYPPDPAAARRALDRTHAWWRRSPRPRNGAALFGIVQGSVVPELRRESAETIAASDPPGFALGGFSMGEPAPQMYELVAFTAELLPEDRPRYLMGVGMPADILAAVRAGVDLFDCILPTRMGRNGVAFVPGGTVRIRNARHAEEDAPLDPDCPAPCCRRYSRAYLRHCFMVEEMLGPKLLSLHNVTYYGRLMQRIRTAIADGSLERLEP
- a CDS encoding secondary thiamine-phosphate synthase enzyme YjbQ, which produces MIRTHTFRVRTRGHTDVLDITPRVAETVRGRGVATVFVSGSTAGITTVEYEPGLVQDLKDLFEKIAPERDAYHHHATGDDNGSAHVRAALLGPSVSIPFSDGRLLLGTWQQIVLVDFDTRPREREIIVQVISDQA